A part of Saimiri boliviensis isolate mSaiBol1 chromosome 13, mSaiBol1.pri, whole genome shotgun sequence genomic DNA contains:
- the CBLN2 gene encoding cerebellin-2 isoform X1 yields the protein MACLLSWEERGPGKSAGGRVSSQKPAGAAAQPGKTEAPGSGNLSWRISGAWDSVVGIRPSPERGIPGLSPRGSLVAAGTLEVHGRLSSENDPGLDRQSEGPRPAEAAPGPARSCASSRAAPAPAGLRPRAPPPTSPDAGAGPGATRAAADHARAPGGAARAGQLRILPGGGAGPAAAAAARLLPRAGAERHGAHRAGGQVPGGVRLQPVGGRRRHLLPGHLRALRQRQGGLLRHAEHQPRTVRDEQPHHDHLFRPGISKYWQPL from the exons ATGGCCTGTCTGCTTTCCTGGGAGGAGCGGGGACCGGGCAAAAGTGCAGGCGGGCGCGTAAGTTCGCAGAAACCTGCAGGTGCTGCCGCCCAGCCGGGAAAGACAGAAGCCCCGGGATCTGGAAACCTGAGCTGGAGAATAAGCGGAGCCTGGGATTCCGTCGTCGGAATCCGTCCTTCGCCGGAGAGAGGAATCCCAGGGCTTTCTCCACGGGGCTCGCTAGTGGCTGCGGGGACGTTGGAA GTCCACGGGCGCCTTTCTTCTGAGAACGACCCTGGCCTTGACCGTCAGAGCGAGGGACCGAGGCCCGCGGAGGCTGCTCCGGGCCCCGCGCGCTCCTGCGCGTCCTCCCGCGCTGCTCCGGCCCCCGCCGGCCTCCGCCCCCGCGCGCCGCCCCCCACCAGCCCAGATGCCGGCGCCGGGCCGGGGGCCACGCGGGCTGCGGCTGACCATGCCCGGGCGCCGGGGGGCGCTGCGCGGGCCGGGCAGCTGCGGATCCTGCCTGGGGGTGGCGctggccctgctgctgctgctgctgcccgcCTGCTGCCCCGTGCGGGCGCAGAACGACACGGAGCCCATCGTGCTGGAGGGCAAGTGCCTGGTGGTGTGCGACTCCAGCCCGTCGGCGGACGGCGCCGTCACCTCCTCCCTGGGCATCTCCGTGCGCTCCGGCAGCGCCAAGGTGGCCTTCTCCGCCACGCGGAGCACCAACCACGAACCGTCCGAGATGAGCAACCGCACCATGACCATCTATTTCGACCAG GTATTAGTAAATATTGGCAACCACTTTGA
- the CBLN2 gene encoding cerebellin-2 isoform X2 translates to MPAPGRGPRGLRLTMPGRRGALRGPGSCGSCLGVALALLLLLLPACCPVRAQNDTEPIVLEGKCLVVCDSSPSADGAVTSSLGISVRSGSAKVAFSATRSTNHEPSEMSNRTMTIYFDQVLVNIGNHFDLASSIFVAPRKGIYSFSFHVVKVYNRQTIQVSLMQNGYPVISAFAGDQDVTREAASNGVLLLMEREDKVHLKLERGNLMGGWKYSTFSGFLVFPL, encoded by the exons ATGCCGGCGCCGGGCCGGGGGCCACGCGGGCTGCGGCTGACCATGCCCGGGCGCCGGGGGGCGCTGCGCGGGCCGGGCAGCTGCGGATCCTGCCTGGGGGTGGCGctggccctgctgctgctgctgctgcccgcCTGCTGCCCCGTGCGGGCGCAGAACGACACGGAGCCCATCGTGCTGGAGGGCAAGTGCCTGGTGGTGTGCGACTCCAGCCCGTCGGCGGACGGCGCCGTCACCTCCTCCCTGGGCATCTCCGTGCGCTCCGGCAGCGCCAAGGTGGCCTTCTCCGCCACGCGGAGCACCAACCACGAACCGTCCGAGATGAGCAACCGCACCATGACCATCTATTTCGACCAG GTATTAGTAAATATTGGCAACCACTTTGATCTTGCCTCCAGTATATTTGTAGCACCGAGAAAAGGGATTTATAGCTTCAGTTTCCACGTGGTCAAAGTGTATAACAGACAAACCATCCAG GTCAGTTTAATGCAGAATGGCTACCCAGTGATCTCCGCCTTTGCGGGAGACCAGGATGTCACCAGAGAAGCTGCTAGCAATGGTGTGCTGCTGCTCATGGAGAGGGAAGACAAAGTGCATCTCAAACTTGAGAGAGGCAACCTCATGGGGGGCTGGAAATACTCCACATTCTCGGGCTTCTTGGTGTTTCCTCTATAA